The following coding sequences are from one Thermoflexus sp. window:
- a CDS encoding DUF3782 domain-containing protein translates to RIWEVLGENSRQIAALTDRMEKVEAQIAALTDRMEEVEAQIAALTDRMEKVEAQIAALTEEMRELRRVVGRIEERWGLVHENMAEDLMPRFLAQTGRRVRRSAMVQFDGEADLVLEVEEADGRRITLIVEVKGRVWGRRPFEQALERIRDPGFRSWLQREGFPEPVVPAVFGLAVYAGADAIAGDLGVGLYEARRGEVVPPRATAAPWGWASSSG, encoded by the coding sequence CCGAATCTGGGAGGTCCTCGGGGAGAACAGCCGGCAGATTGCGGCATTGACGGATCGGATGGAGAAGGTGGAGGCGCAGATTGCGGCGCTGACGGATCGGATGGAGGAGGTGGAGGCGCAGATTGCGGCGCTGACGGATCGGATGGAGAAGGTGGAGGCGCAGATTGCGGCATTGACGGAGGAGATGCGAGAGCTGCGGCGGGTGGTGGGTCGGATAGAGGAGCGATGGGGGCTGGTGCACGAAAACATGGCTGAGGATCTCATGCCCCGGTTTCTGGCCCAGACAGGCCGTCGGGTACGGCGGAGCGCTATGGTGCAGTTCGATGGGGAGGCCGATCTCGTCCTGGAGGTGGAGGAAGCGGATGGCCGTCGGATCACCCTGATTGTGGAAGTAAAGGGGCGGGTCTGGGGTCGTCGACCATTCGAGCAGGCGCTGGAGAGGATCAGGGACCCTGGTTTCCGGAGCTGGCTGCAGCGGGAAGGGTTCCCGGAGCCGGTGGTTCCCGCGGTTTTCGGACTGGCGGTATATGCAGGGGCAGATGCGATCGCTGGAGATCTGGGGGTGGGGTTATACGAGGCGCGGCGAGGAGAAGTGGTTCCTCCCCGGGCAACCGCTGCTCCGTGGGGATGGGCGTCCTCATCGGGATAA